In the genome of Catharus ustulatus isolate bCatUst1 chromosome 1, bCatUst1.pri.v2, whole genome shotgun sequence, the window TAGGTGAAAACTACTCTCTTACCAGAGGAACAAATGCATTATACAGACAGATGAAGAGAGTTTATGAGAACCTCTCCACTACCTTACATATATATGGCGATAGTAGGCTGGGTGTGGTTTGAAACAGTGACCACAACACCTACTTCTATTAGCATACTGTAGAACAAAATATAGAATCACCTTGCTCACAGATCTACTTTGGCTTCTAGTGCTACAGCAAGTTTTGATCTTAGCCTGCGGACTCAACACTTTTGTCTAGGTTTTCTCGGATGtaacatttgttttctctctctctgttacAGAAATCAGAACTTACTACCCCAGGGTCTAAATCAAAAGCGACACCATTTTCACAGCTGGTATGAAAAAACAGTGATAGAgtagtttggattggaaaggaccttaaagctcatccaactccctgccatgggcaggaacacctcctCATAGACCAGGCTGttcagggccccatccaacctggtcaCATACATACGACTTAAACAAATCCacacaaaaaccaaataaatgCTTTAGAAGTCAAACTTACTATTGTCTTCACATAGGAGTTTGGTCTCAGAGACTGGATAGTGCTGCCAGAATTGCCATCTATACATGAACGTGCTCCATAGACCACTGTGACAGGAATGTCTTGATCCATTTGTGAAATGCGTTGCAGCATTGGTCTTTTTGCCCATCCATAAGGAATCGTCATGTTCTTGAAAGCTGTTTCACCACTTCAAGACATTCAAAAGGGTAAAAACAATTTCAGTTGCCATTGGACTTGCTTTTATCTAAAATGGAGTATCTGTGCCTTTTAGTAGCAGGGAGTACATGAGGTTAGGATTTTTTACAATTAAGAAAAGCAAGTTTCCAAGGTTTCCACATAATTTTCAACAGAAAGAACCCATGTTTTTGCATGACTGAGTGGTAGCacttaaaattatgaaattctTTAAAGTACACATTAAATTCTCCaacaattatttaattaaatgcaATGCCCAAACTCTCACAGAATTAACAAAAATTgagaataaatattaaattaggATAGTTTTTTACATTTATCAGTATAAAGAATTCAGAAGAAGTGCAATGATGCCTTTTTCTTCAATATACTAAATGCCACAAAAAATACAGCATGCACACTGCTGCCATGGCCAttggagggagcagcaggcactCAGTAAATGAACAACAGACTTCAAAACATACACTGGGAAATTCATACTCACCTGGGTGATTGTACATTGCAGTGATAGATATATTCAGCCACAGTGTTATCATCAAACATTGATGAATATTTTCGTTTGAAATCTGGTCTTAAACGTTGAACAAGGCTTAATCctgttaaaacagaaaacactatTAGAGGGGGAATGTGTATAAATTACTTTATTAGATTGCCTAATGCTTTTCTTTAGAGCCCCCAGAACACATACCCTTGAAACTTGTGGGCTCTAAACCTGTATTTGGTTTTACCACTTGCATGTCTTAGGGAAACACGATGGCATTACACTTACCAggaatgaaatataaatactgTAAAGAATTTTATactgctctccctgctgaaTACATACGGGGAATGTTTGAGTAGGGTCACTCCAGCAGTAGAAGAAACCTACAATGGGGACCAGCGAAAGGGCTAAGCAGTGTCTTTTTGTCACTAGTTTAGTCTCACATGATACCAATATGTTCTCCTtgctctggcagcactgggtAGGTTAAATGCATTACAACTTTCAGGACCAGAAGGCACTGTTGAAAAAGCTGgggtgtttttctttcttaagtCTGTCTTCTCTTACCGAACAGTCTGCTTCTGAAGCAAGTTCATCTAACTAGTGTGTGGTTGAAAGAACAGAAGTCTATGATGAAAAACAGGTGTAGAAATCTTAACATAAGGCACTGATATAAATTAAGAGATTTAATGTTGTAAACCATCGTCCTCATACTCTCCTAACAAGCCAGTAGACAAGTGGGTTTTTTCAGGGGCCAGTTCAGGCCTTCTACACTTAAGCGTCTTTTTCTGAATCGTTTCTCTAAGGAAGAAGCCTCTTCTACACTGACCAGATGGATCTTTGGGACAAGAGCCTTGCTACAAGGCTAATCTTACTTTAAGAGTATTAGTCATCCCTAATATCTAGTCTAAACTTTGCAGTTTGAAGCCATTAGCCCGTGTCCTATCACTACAGACCCTTGTAAAAAGttgctctccagctctcttgtaggccccctttaggtactggaaggctcctacaaggtgtccccaaagccttctcttctgaATTCCAACCAACTCTTTCAGCttgtcttcataggagaggagctccagccctctgatcatcttcatgtcACTCCTTCAGCTATCTCCAATGGGAATGTCTCCAACATTCTCACACTGCGGCCctagagctggatgcagtacaCCACTCTtgagagcagagtagagggggAGAATCTCCTCCCTCCATCTGCTGGCCACGCTGCTTTTGATGTGCTTGATGTTGTGTacctgcagcccaggatgtggttggctttctgggctgcgAGTACACATTGCTGGGTCATTTTGGGCTTCTCATCGACCAACACCCAAGGTCTTTCTCCTCAGGACCGCTCTCAATCTATTCTGTGTTCAGAGGTGGTCAGGACTGCCCTGACCCAGGTTGAGGACCTTGCACATGGccttgctgaacttcatgaggttgGCATGGCCCACCTCTCAAGCCTGTCCACGTCCCTCTGGCTGGCATCCCTCCCCTACAGCTTGTTGACCACACAGCTTGGTGCCATCAGCACACTTGATCCCACTGTCCGTGTTGCTGACAAAGATCCCGACACTGATCTGTGAGGGACGATACTCATCACTGGTCTCCATGTGGACACTGAGCTGACTGAGTGTGACTTTTCATGGTcatgtttccctttttccagaCAGTAGCAACTTCATACTGTTGTTAATCTGTGCAATTATGATGATGTCATTTCTTCCCACCCAGTCCTGGGCAAAGGCCTGGTATTATTTATGTAGACCTTGTCACAGTGATCTATGTTTTCGTAACCCTGAGATTATTGCAACATGCCTTTAACGCACGCTTTAAACAGATTTAGAAAACTAATACAgtgcaagagaaaataattccctTATGAAACTGATTTAACTCCCAAAGCAATGAAGATTTTGTAAAAAAAGTCTGGGACTTGGCTCTGCTCTATTTTCCCTACATAAAGTACAATTGCTGgacttctttttctgtgtgtttgggtttttgaaCACAAGTGAACACATCTGGCTCAGAATAAGAGTActtggaagaaagaaacaaattctgTGCCTTGCCCTGCTATCAGCATAAAGGCCATGGCATGAAATGTTACCAAATTTTAGAATTCACTTTCTGTTTTGACAAGAAGTGCTTTGTCTGTGGGTCCaattccaaaacatttttccccTGGGAATTTACGGGTGAGAATGAAACAAGGATTCAAGGCACCTTGGAACAAATTTTGGAATGAAACAGACTGTAAATAATTGTTGTAATATTTACTGCAGAAATTCTGAATTGTCTTGCTGATGTTTTTCACAGTGTCTATGAAAATACTGTAAGAAATTCTAACACTGAAGTTACCAAGTTCCACAAAAAGGCTGTGGTCACAGTAACACTTCTGTTGTGAGGAATTTTCAGGCATCCAGCTCTAGGACTGGAATTCACAAATCCAGCCTAAGCACCAAACATTCACCAAACTTTGAGACTCCTGGGTGACTGTTCCAATTAAGTGAAGGAAAACATGCAAATCAACTACCTGTAAACcactcaaaaaaataaataaatctctgGATTCTGTCTTTCTCACAGTTTTAAGTATTCGCCTGTGGGTCTGATTAAATATTCATGTGATATCCCAATGAACGTGGCTCATGTTTGAACGCATACCTTTGAACAAGAGCAACTGGCTTTAGAGTGAGGTTCAAACAACTATGCCTGCCCATCAGCTTAAGCACATTTGCACATGGAATGAAATCTGGATTCACTTCAGTCACTTCAGCAGGTTATGTCTGAAGCCTACTTACAGCACAAAGTTTAGATCTACTTTTCTCCAAGAACTACGTCTCACCTGTCAAGAACTTAAGTTGGTAACAGAAAACTTTTTACCAGTAAAGtgagaaagagatgaaaaattttttaaaggCACCACCCTCCATGGCAACCTATAAGCGAGGCTaggtttggggacaccttgCCAAGACAGAGTCTGCTCGTGCAGCATCGTTTTACTCCACTTTTTGCTAAGGGAGAGAATTTCAGCTTTGAATTTTCCCACATGGATTGATTTATGTATGCTCTTGTTATTGGATATATGTTAGTGCATATCACTCAATATTTTCCAGGTTGTTTTGTTAACCAAATAAgcattttactttaaaaaaaaatctgtttgtacAAAACATGCTGCTTGTCTGAAAAACTAAATTTGTCACActattgaaaagaaataaacaaatcaGCATATGCAgcacattaaaatacatattctgTAGAAATAGATATAGGAAACAGATGTGGTTTAAATGTAAACAAAGCCTAGAAATCTCACAAGTTTATCTTCAGACTGAACACCAAAAATGATGAAGAGGTGAGTTAATTATAACTTGTGAAGGGCGTGAAGGATATATTTTTCCAAGCCTCTTCAGAAGATACTTACGTAGCACAGAGCATAACAGACAGATAACCTCTTTGTCCTCCAGAAGGAATACATATAATGACTTCGATATTTTATTACACTCTTCTCCCCACTCCCCAGATGAACTAAAACCATAGTTTTGGTCAGCCCTACCTAGCCCTAGTATTAGGGTATTCAGAGTTTATTTACCATTCCATCAGCGCTGTTGAAGAAATGCAAGTATCAACTGCCATCATGCTGCAGGACACCAATGAGGCCCACAAGATTTGCTAGAGTAGGAAGAAAATGGCTAATGGAAAGAACCCAGTTTCAACTTCTCTAAACTCAGGTCAAAGATTTTTGCATTTATGAGAGACTGCCTTCTAATATTAAGGGAATTTGGAAATCCCATTTGCTCAGAAAACTGGAATTAGAAGGGAAGCTAAATGGACTGTGACCAGAggcaaccagaaaaaaacctttcataATCACACCTCTTTGTCAGGGCTCCCCAACAGACGTCGGCATAATCCAACTCACTACAACTGGAGCTTGTACAGATCATACAGTGTAGCTTGCTGTAAACTATTGCACTAGCATTTCTGTAGAGTTTCCTCTACACATTTCTAATAGCAAGAGTTTGCCCTCTTTCCCAAAGAGTTCAAACTTTCTTCAAGCTCTCCCACTTTCTCCTCCAACTTTTTCCTCCACGGGTGATACAGATTGCAAAAAAGCTTATCATAATGTGCTGTCTGCTCCATGTTTATGTTTAACCAAAATAGAAATGGTATTTAACAGTAGCTAAAACTCACCAAAAGGTCCTGCTATTCTTAGCCCAGCTAAAGGATTAAATGGACTCAATATAGCTCCTAGTGCTTTGATCCAGATTGGAATTGGTCTTTCGTGTTCAGCACTGTCAGGCCTCTCTGGAAAACCCCACGGCTCCACTAAGATAAGATGCTTGACCCTGTTGGCAAAAAAAGTTCAGAGGTTTAAAGTACAGTAGCTTTTCTTCAACTGAGCATAATGAAAGCATGCTATCTGTTTtacaaatacatacatacagcCTGCTTTAGTCACTTCTAGTTTCAGATTCATCAACCATTTTGACTTCAATTACTAATCAGAGAGTGAATTGCACCTAATCATATGTATGAACCAGAAACATGGAAGCATGTGTCACAAAGAGAAACTCAGTATTTAACAGATACTCGCCGTCACAAGCATTTGAGAGAAAGGGTAgtcttgtttctgtttttaaaaatagcctAATCTAAATGCTCAGCCAATATTATTTGCAGGAGCAGTTTAATTTGACAGAAAAGAGGATAATTGCATCTGTTTCATTAAAGTGAAGTTTCTAGAAGTCTAAGATCTCTGTTCAAAGAAGTGACACAATTTAACTGAAAAATCATCCTATCAAAGTCAAATTTGAACTGAAAAAGACAGAGTAAAATTAGCAGCAATCTTCTAAATTTTTTGATTTTGGGTcatgaaagaaaacatcagAGAGGCAATTTGTAAAATTATTACTCAAATGAGTATCAGTACACTGAGCTTTATAGGAGTCTCCAGCACATGCAACTATTGATCACTTCATGCTGTGGGCTCCCCTCAAGCAAAATTCTAATTCACCCTGGTAGATTAGAATTGTCCCTTTCCCATTTAATCTCATAGTAACATCTACTCTTAACTGTCCCAGATAGTGgtgatttctggaaaaaaagtgACTCTTAACTATAGTTTTCCATTTTAAGatgattttcatttttgatgTCAGCTTCCTCATTATCGCTCTCTACAAATACCTGTCAGGAGGTTGCAGCAAGGTGGAGGCTGGTCTCTTGCTCTAAGTAGCAAGCAATAGGATACGAGGAAACAGCATCAAGGAcgtttagattggatattaggaaaaatttcttcactgaaagggctgtcaagcattggaacaggctatCTTGTTCAATatggtctagtgggaggtgtccctgcccatggtagggggattggaaccagatgatccttaaggtcccttccaacctacACCATTTTATGATACTATGCCCAAGGAAGTAAATGATTGAGTGCCCATCTTTGGAGGTATTTAGACATGTGAATGCAGTGCTTAAGTACAAGGGTTAGTGGAGGACTCAGAAGGCCTAGGTAAACAGTTGGACTAGATCTTAAAAGTCTCACATAACCTAAATCTGAGTCTATGGTTTTTATATCTTTaatgttttgcctttttatctTTACTTCTTGCTTCATTACTTCCTTCCCTGTTAAAGTCATGAGATTATACATTAACACAGAATCTGAGTTCATAGTGCCTAAAATTATGCCAGAAGTGATCCCAAAAGTTATTTCTGGGTAATGATCAGTTGGGAAACCAAAAACCTGTGGTTGGAATGAAGGGTTAGAAAGGATTAACATCACAAAGATGTTTCCTCGTTGTTGGCTCAGCTATAAGCATACTGGCACCCTGCAGCAAACAGCAAGAGTAAGAGAGAACAGGGTAGAATCTAATTGTTCAAACCAAGCAGGAGAGATcagaggcacagcagtgcctgcaaTGAAGGGCCATTCAGGACAGCCACACACTCCATGCACAAACTATGGTATTAAGTATAATACAGCAAACAAATTAATAGAGTAacctttgtttcctttcttaatACTTTCCTTCCTGTTTGGCATTTCTTCTTTTGGTAATCAAGCCAAGGATAATGGGAAGTTGACCATGAGAATCACTCCAAAAGTAAATGTCCAGAAATTGCAGTATTTGAAAATCATGGCCCACTTCAACTTGGTAATATGTTAAATGGGAATCTTTTTGGATTAGTAGCCTCTGATTTTCCATGAAGGACTCTGGTACAGTATAGCAAATTAACGGATCATCTATGCTTGGCAAAACAGATCTACTTTCCTAACAATATGTATCCAGAATCCCTTAAGCCTCTAATGCATTGTTAGATAACCTGGCTGAAAGCTGTGCTATATTTATCAGTTGATTCATTGCTCTTTTAAGACCCTAACAGTCaattttaacaaattttaaCAGTCAACAGTTATTTTGGTGGTCTTAGTTTAATTTCAGAGAAACATTAATAACATGAGAGCGCAAACTGAAACATCCCCAAATTAATTAACCCCAACTTAAGCACAGTGAGGCATGAAAATAAAGCATCACTTTTGATGTAAGTCAGCAGTGGGAAAAACCCACAAtatcccatcccacagggacaggacagtgcCATCTATAGATACTTTGGAAAAAGACATAAGGAAATTAAAGTGATCCCTACAAAAAGCTAACTACAGTTAGCTAGAAGTTAGTTTATAACTAAAAGTATAGTAGTTTTGTATCTTTAATGCAATTCTGGATTTAGGAACACACCTACTTTCACATATCATTTCCAGCCACTTGTGCTAACTGTTGTCcgtttagaaagaaaattatgcatgaaattacttcaaatatatccaagtgaaaaacaaagaaatagtAAAACTTGACATGAATAGAAAAGAGTAAAGATATGTTtagtaaaatacagaatttcctATATGAAGTGGAGAGTTAAGCTTATATTCAGTTTTTTATAGAAGATCGCTATGTGTATCCCAACAAAAGCATTATCCTCTTTTGATAAAGAACCACCTCAGTTGGTGTGATCCTAGCTCAGCAGGGCATATATAACCAGACTTATAACCAgatatataaaatgaaaaaaaaatattactttaagcagaaaaaaatgtattaactGTTGGACACAACATGGTGCAGAAAATGCTGATGAAATACAATTAGAGAAGTGCTGCAGATGGGTTGTCTTGCAAAGAAATATGAAGTGGCATACAGACAATTTAAATCAAAGAGTCACTAAATTTTTACATCATTCCACTGGCACCAGGCTGACTGCTAGCATATAGGCATAAATTATCTAGGGTAATTATATTCAATGTTATCCATAAGAGTGGAAAGTTTGGCAGAAACAGGCctattttcccttcaaaaagcaatttttgaGACAAAACATTCACCCATAAATATATCCACTGCTATTTCACCTTATAACATGGCAAGGGGGTACCAAACTGAGGAGATACAGAAAAGCATACAGAAAATCATGTTTACCATATCTACCTATTTCATTCACCTGGAAACAAACCATACAATTAATACATTGGTCTTAGAATTCAGTATGACTTCTTTAAATCATCATAGTCATctacataaatattatttataaagaGCTTGATGAAATAAAATCTACATTAAAATCAATAGTCAAATACAGAAAAGGAATCCCTTTATTTTCACATACCTTGATGGATATTTTAAAGAGTAAGCAGCAGCCAAAAATCCACCTAGGTTGTGCCCAAGCAAGATCATTTTTTCTAGCCCCACCTCCTTTCTCCATTCTTCTATGGATTCCACAAACTGATTTTCTGCTTCCCGAGCATCAGTGTCAAAGTGTGGTCTACTGCTACGCCCAAATCCCAAGAGGTCGAAAGCATGAACGGTCCTATTCTCACAGAGATCTTCAAAGTTGAGAGCCCACAGTCCAACACCTCCTCCAAATCCATGCAGGAGAACAAGTGGAGTTTTATTTGAAAGGTCTGGAGAGAACGTCAGTGtccatattttatttccattagaTATATACACATATCGTTTATTGTACATGCTTGTAATAcctggagaaaaaatgggaaaaaattatgttgCTAGACATCGCAAAATATAAAGTACACTCTACTGAAACCGCTGTTTTAAACAGGAGCTCCTTTTAAAGGAGAGAGCTTCTAATCAAATATCTATatagtgaaaaatgaaaatgtaattttaaaccTGTTTATTTCATCACTGTGTAAAAGACATACTGAAAAACTTCTCTCATTATATTTAATGTAATCTAGTTATATGTACGAAACTCATTAAAAACCAAATACTCACATTTTAGCATTTTGTCTTCAGCCTCTTTAAGGTGTAGCAGTGATGTGGGACACCAGGCAGGAAGCCAGCTGAACAACCATCCGAACCTACAAGAGCAATAGAGAATAAAAATGTCTTGAGTGGCATGGTAATTTTTGGCACCGATGCTATGAAGACACTtcttttgctgctcttcattaGAGAGCCCACGTTAAGAACACGGTGTGAAGAACACGACTTTGCAGTGGGAGGGAATTcattttttcctgactttttatAAAGTGGCATCACAAACAGGGGCATTCTTCAAAGGCTGAGCAGTTTTTCCACCATGTCCTCCTATCACAGCGCACTGATCTGGAGACATGAGCCCTCACATCAACCCAACAAGCTTGGCAGGATATGTAACCATCACTGGAGTCCAGCCTCCTCTCAAGTTCCTTTGGAAGTCTGCCTGCACACATAACCTTGCGTGAACTTATTATTTCCAAAAAAGCAATAAGCTCTGCACTAACCTGAAGAACTGATTATTactctaaatttaaaaagtgaaaaataagcaGGTTTATCCTCGCAAAGCAAAAACCTAGGACCTTAATTACGAACTTAGAAACAAAAtctcagaggaaaacaaaccagcaaTTCCCACAAgagaagctgcttttccagccgTCAGTTACTATCTTGGTACTGCCACCTTGACCATGAGAGCATGAGGAATGACTCAGCTGGCAACATTACCTcacccagtgctgcagaggatACAGCAATTTGGTACAGCTCTTCCTGGGTGCTAATTTACCCCTTGTTTTTATGACAGAATCTTATTTTTCTATCTCTCATGGGGTTTTGAGTGGCTTAGACAACCAGCGCAAAGCTGCCATTGCAGGACAATTCCTCACAGGGAAGCAGATGTCAGTCACCAAATCTACTTTCTCTAGCAGTCTTTTTCTACACTGAACTGCTTTTCCAGTTAGTTACAGAATTTTCAGGACTGAACACTGAGAGTGTTAGTTATACAAGAACAGATGCTGAAAGACTATTAGGTTACTAATGTCCAGTTTTTCAGTGTGCACAACACATCAGTAATACATTAAAGATCAGGCCCCATAAGTTCTCTACCCAAAGGATCTTCTCCACACATTCTAACGGGATGACCTATAATAGTTGCACATCTCCTTAAGTTTATGATATGACATGGAAGGTTTTCTAGGAATGCACAATGCAACTGCAAGCAGAATTTTTCAGATTCATAGAAACCTGTGAGGGgacatcaagaaaaaaaatcccaaatcgTATCTGACCAGAAAGGATTACTCAAGTGATTGAGTGATTACTCAAGGCCCACTGCTATTCGGTATTATCTACTCCTCTACACTGGTATCTGGCTGTTCTGTAAATAACCTTACTGACCCACCAGATCACTGGAATTGTTATAAGGAAGGATCACGGGAATTGTTATTGTCATTTTAATTAAGCGGCTGGGAACATATTGTTGTGCATCCTTCCATGCCATGTGCTCCTGCAATCTAAGAAATTAAAGAACTTAGCACCTTACAGAAAAATGGGCAATCAAGTATTCTGCTTCCACATTAAactatgcatttatttt includes:
- the ABHD5 gene encoding 1-acylglycerol-3-phosphate O-acyltransferase ABHD5, which codes for MYTARLHSVQRAQYRIHTHAPCAPHSRGRAAPLPSGSRGPAARPSSASPSRHQEPTNGSSAAATPLGPARDPLPFARGRAQRPPHAHTRPRRCRHHRAAKAALRAVGGPAGMTQRRAGRRREVGRQYEREEPVMAGAAAVVLSLAALPATAAAAPPPLSAPDHRATAMAEEEASSEGFGWLFSWLPAWCPTSLLHLKEAEDKMLKCITSMYNKRYVYISNGNKIWTLTFSPDLSNKTPLVLLHGFGGGVGLWALNFEDLCENRTVHAFDLLGFGRSSRPHFDTDAREAENQFVESIEEWRKEVGLEKMILLGHNLGGFLAAAYSLKYPSRVKHLILVEPWGFPERPDSAEHERPIPIWIKALGAILSPFNPLAGLRIAGPFGLSLVQRLRPDFKRKYSSMFDDNTVAEYIYHCNVQSPSGETAFKNMTIPYGWAKRPMLQRISQMDQDIPVTVVYGARSCIDGNSGSTIQSLRPNSYVKTIAILGAGHYVYADQPEDFNQKVKDICDSVD